In Paenibacillus sp. FSL M7-0420, a single genomic region encodes these proteins:
- a CDS encoding response regulator transcription factor, whose translation MFKIMLIEDDITLFGEIRERLAQWSYEVYGITNFGKVLQEFSEVKPDLVVIDIQLPQFDGFHWCRILRSHSKVPIIFLSSRDHPSDMVMSMQLGADDFIQKPFHFEVLIAKIQAILRRVYNYAKEGTELKTWRGAAIEFVKNTVTGSGGAALLTKNEMLILKILLERKNTIVEREEIITSLWDNEHFVSDNTLTVNVNRLRKKLEPLGLDAYIETKVGQGYMATEEAAE comes from the coding sequence GTGTTCAAAATAATGCTAATCGAAGATGATATCACCCTGTTCGGGGAGATCAGGGAGAGACTTGCCCAATGGTCCTATGAGGTGTACGGAATTACAAATTTCGGTAAGGTACTGCAGGAGTTCTCGGAGGTAAAGCCCGATCTGGTGGTGATTGATATCCAGCTGCCGCAGTTCGACGGCTTCCATTGGTGCCGGATTCTGCGAAGCCACTCCAAGGTGCCGATTATCTTCCTCTCCTCCCGGGACCATCCAAGCGATATGGTGATGTCGATGCAGCTTGGGGCCGATGATTTCATTCAGAAGCCGTTCCACTTCGAGGTGCTGATTGCCAAGATTCAGGCCATCCTCCGCCGGGTCTATAATTATGCCAAGGAAGGCACGGAGCTGAAGACCTGGCGCGGAGCGGCAATTGAGTTCGTGAAGAATACAGTCACGGGCAGCGGGGGAGCGGCTCTGCTGACCAAGAATGAGATGCTGATTCTCAAAATCCTGCTGGAGCGTAAAAACACTATTGTAGAGCGTGAGGAGATCATCACCAGCCTGTGGGACAACGAGCATTTTGTCAGCGATAATACACTGACTGTGAATGTGAACCGGCTGCGCAAGAAGCTGGAGCCGCTCGGTCTGGATGCCTACATAGAGACTAAGGTGGGGCAAGGGTATATGGCGACTGAAGAGGCGGCAGAATGA
- a CDS encoding DUF6199 family natural product biosynthesis protein gives MIIETFSAIFILLFGIAVNLFSLYVRKNPTFTWQASESWKMKGDSEPSDAYISSMRFRGAVGLWMGSFVMVMGILTLWSSLS, from the coding sequence ATGATCATCGAAACTTTTAGCGCAATCTTCATCTTGTTATTTGGAATTGCAGTTAACTTATTTAGCTTATATGTGCGCAAAAACCCTACCTTCACCTGGCAGGCGAGTGAAAGCTGGAAAATGAAAGGTGATAGTGAACCCAGTGACGCCTATATCAGCTCCATGCGCTTCAGAGGGGCCGTGGGCTTATGGATGGGATCTTTCGTGATGGTGATGGGGATATTGACACTGTGGAGTTCTCTTAGTTAA
- a CDS encoding LysE family translocator — MNILSFIIYCIVVTFTPGPTNIVILSSVQHHGARKTMGYVLGATLAFGLLLAASALLNRLLADILPHILGVMQIIGSLYMLYLAYQVYRMGRSEAAGQQASGFLSGLLMQFANPKVLLFTLTVIPGYVMPYYSSPAASSIFVIVITVIGFLAFTAWVVFGSVFKSFLERHQMLMNSIMALFLVYSAVMVSGIL, encoded by the coding sequence ATGAATATCCTTTCCTTTATCATCTATTGTATTGTGGTTACCTTCACACCCGGCCCGACCAATATTGTGATCCTCTCCTCTGTGCAACACCATGGGGCCAGGAAAACAATGGGATACGTCCTCGGAGCCACACTCGCCTTCGGACTGCTCCTTGCCGCATCCGCTCTGCTGAACCGCTTGCTTGCTGACATCCTTCCGCATATTCTCGGTGTCATGCAGATCATCGGCAGCCTGTATATGCTCTACCTCGCTTATCAGGTGTACAGGATGGGCCGTTCTGAAGCGGCAGGCCAGCAGGCCTCAGGCTTCCTCTCCGGGCTGCTGATGCAGTTCGCCAATCCGAAGGTACTGCTGTTCACGCTGACGGTTATCCCGGGTTATGTCATGCCCTACTATAGCTCGCCCGCAGCTTCCTCCATCTTCGTCATCGTCATTACGGTGATCGGTTTCCTGGCCTTCACAGCCTGGGTCGTCTTCGGCTCCGTATTCAAGAGCTTTTTGGAGCGGCATCAGATGCTGATGAATAGTATAATGGCTCTGTTTCTAGTATACTCTGCTGTAATGGTATCCGGAATTTTATAG